GAGAGGGCAGAGAAATTATTTCATTCTAAAAAGTATAGTGAAGCACAGCCAATTTTTGAAGGGATTTTAAAAAACAATTCTTCCGATGTAAAAACATTAGAGTATTTGGGTGAAATAGCGGGACATCAAAAATCATGGGTAAAAGGAGCTGCATATTTTAAAAAACTAAAAGAACTTAGACCCAATAATGCAGATTATTTTTTTAAATATGGCGGATGTCTGGCCATGCGAGCGACAGAAATAAACCGAATAAAAGCGTTTACAATGGTGGGAGATATGAAAGAAGCTTTTGAAAAGGCCATAGAATTAAATCCAAAACATGTGCAGGCAAGATGGGCTTTAATTGAAATATATTTGCAGCTGCCGGGAATTTTAGGTGGAAGCGAATCGAAAGCAATTGCTTATTCTAATGAACTGGCACAGTTTTCTCCTGTAGACGGCTATTTATCAAGAGGAAGAATTGAAGATTATTTTAAGAGATA
This is a stretch of genomic DNA from Flavobacterium endoglycinae. It encodes these proteins:
- a CDS encoding tetratricopeptide repeat protein, with the translated sequence MKNLLLFLFILPVFGWTQSNFERAEKLFHSKKYSEAQPIFEGILKNNSSDVKTLEYLGEIAGHQKSWVKGAAYFKKLKELRPNNADYFFKYGGCLAMRATEINRIKAFTMVGDMKEAFEKAIELNPKHVQARWALIEIYLQLPGILGGSESKAIAYSNELAQFSPVDGYLSRGRIEDYFKRYNLAEKNYKKAHEIGNSKVTFQKLYNLYLNKLKDPKKAKDLKEKFEE